The Solibacillus sp. FSL W7-1436 genome window below encodes:
- a CDS encoding dynamin family protein translates to MTERFSEQLNNFDEQNPLEQLIERLKPLHSILSRNHYIKDTTARLKQIIEDAESQPIVLFLGKERVGKTTVINSLIGRNLLEDRPSEPTRTNTFIKYGDEEYIKAIFLNGLEVTFNIASLPLFTVSNTESAQIIRKHLDYLEVYITCELLKKVTIVDSVALEAGANNAVYFSPALIQRCNEVFWILQAGSPATEAELNFIEKLNRKGITAHLIVNGIDRVDGEVEAFLDMEKERYGYFIGEDVPVSALQAQQARIANSTQLLIDSRITQLSQLMFQLIDNKQKKMRHITERFIQWLERLRVEISTIPAREPYVSAFEYVIQHQNGLSSEVVQFQQEKALITSLEKQYETASKVFKEVQTLFQLLQTLENHSYLRDPFIEMYEEMAELYQKNVREYRKLHVEYTMEYGQLEKQFKNQTGVSLAFPLEESEHTPLLMEQIQTLNNIRTHCEQKLIFIKKYEQFVLEKLDTVQSRLNELVENRLLSTHNQLSDLEAERIRELSGMTASVNKLAEFNCIPEAQSYLKDAIEPLLLERVLPVKEQEKIQIQQTIDHIVKVDFTYETPTAAEPDELSVQQNLEEKYQLFKLRLTEEDIISDIPELPEKIEI, encoded by the coding sequence ATGACTGAGCGATTCAGCGAACAGCTAAACAACTTTGATGAACAGAATCCGTTGGAACAATTAATTGAACGGTTAAAACCTTTGCATAGTATTCTGTCTCGAAATCATTATATAAAAGATACGACGGCCCGTTTGAAACAGATTATAGAGGATGCAGAAAGCCAGCCGATTGTGCTCTTTCTCGGAAAAGAGCGGGTGGGGAAAACAACAGTGATCAACAGTTTAATAGGAAGAAATCTGCTGGAAGACCGCCCGTCTGAACCGACAAGGACCAATACATTTATAAAATATGGGGATGAGGAGTATATAAAAGCCATATTTTTAAATGGCTTGGAAGTGACTTTTAATATTGCCAGCCTCCCATTATTCACCGTTTCGAATACGGAAAGCGCCCAAATAATTCGTAAGCACCTGGATTATCTGGAAGTATATATAACATGTGAGCTATTAAAAAAAGTGACCATTGTCGATTCGGTAGCGCTGGAAGCAGGCGCAAACAATGCAGTTTACTTTTCACCAGCTCTAATACAGCGGTGCAATGAAGTATTCTGGATCCTGCAGGCGGGTTCACCTGCCACGGAAGCAGAATTGAATTTTATCGAAAAACTGAACCGAAAGGGAATTACCGCCCATTTAATCGTAAACGGGATTGACCGGGTAGATGGGGAAGTGGAAGCCTTTCTTGATATGGAAAAAGAACGTTACGGCTATTTTATAGGTGAAGATGTACCGGTTTCGGCTTTACAGGCACAGCAGGCACGTATAGCGAACAGTACCCAGCTGCTTATTGATTCCCGCATTACACAGCTGTCACAACTGATGTTCCAGTTAATCGATAACAAGCAAAAAAAGATGCGCCATATTACGGAGCGGTTTATACAGTGGCTGGAACGTCTCCGTGTGGAAATCAGTACAATTCCTGCAAGGGAACCGTATGTATCGGCGTTTGAATATGTCATACAGCATCAAAATGGTTTGAGTAGTGAGGTAGTCCAATTTCAACAGGAAAAAGCGCTCATCACCTCTCTTGAAAAACAATATGAAACGGCCAGTAAAGTATTCAAAGAAGTACAAACCCTTTTTCAGCTGTTACAGACATTGGAAAACCATAGTTATTTACGTGATCCGTTCATCGAAATGTATGAGGAAATGGCAGAGCTTTACCAAAAAAATGTGCGGGAATACCGGAAATTGCATGTAGAATACACGATGGAATATGGACAGCTGGAAAAGCAGTTCAAAAACCAAACCGGGGTGTCGCTTGCTTTTCCGTTAGAAGAGAGTGAGCATACCCCGCTTCTGATGGAGCAAATTCAAACGTTGAACAATATCCGGACACATTGTGAACAGAAACTGATATTTATAAAAAAATACGAACAATTTGTACTGGAAAAACTGGATACAGTACAAAGCCGACTGAACGAACTGGTGGAAAACCGGCTATTATCAACACACAATCAGCTGAGCGATTTGGAAGCGGAACGGATTCGTGAACTGTCCGGCATGACAGCCTCTGTAAATAAACTGGCTGAGTTCAATTGCATTCCCGAAGCACAGAGCTATTTAAAAGATGCGATCGAGCCTCTATTGCTGGAAAGAGTTCTGCCGGTCAAGGAGCAGGAAAAAATACAAATCCAACAGACGATCGATCATATTGTAAAGGTTGATTTTACGTATGAAACACCAACTGCAGCAGAACCGGATGAACTGTCGGTACAGCAAAATCTGGAAGAAAAATACCAACTATTCAAGCTGCGTTTAACCGAAGAAGATATCATATCGGATATTCCGGAATTACCTGAAAAAATCGAAATCTAA
- a CDS encoding right-handed parallel beta-helix repeat-containing protein: MALVRVSSSIFSRIKTIQKAVQRTTSHDEITVASGTYKETLTFEENRTVAAQKDATVCIKGAIVIADSATVTFENMTIQPTTQIYVEGQIILKNCVIQGGRTNVLLALNGGTIHCENTVFRDAPDAAVTLIYNSEAQFVHCHFENNKKVHILAENSTLHLTDCTLSKANQALWVKTRAKAYLTRVKVQHHSGTQLIIQDHALLEMNACEVMHGEGNGIYASDHSNIHLTKTAIQHHHLPQIWLQRSSLNITDCQIQYGNESGIILRDYSEAMIENSLIAFHKIANIQLLLESFLNMTNCEVNSCQGVGIHIKEKSIANFNGTVFAYNVLPQLFITENSICTIKDATIQEGKQIGVYTEKGASCSIVSSTITGHKNAALTVMEAELFLLNTTVHHNKGNGILAVNHAKASMDNCHFNHNDLAHIAGKNNSNVTIYQSELIGGKSIFVMDQCELEVTESVVKDGTGIQIEMVGNTNAKIQHSQISGGETNGIVAMKDTSVQIIGSQISCHKMPQIIINDSSLVLKDSELMEGERNGLIIENHAEALIQDTFISNHMYSQLWIDSESSVELNTTQIIEGHESDIFVQNKSILHASKCIIQNAKFDFNIQAVNYSKIYLSETMVDNSFGSKFYSENNSEISSNLDEIS; the protein is encoded by the coding sequence ATGGCGTTAGTAAGAGTGTCATCTTCAATTTTTTCACGCATTAAAACTATTCAAAAAGCTGTGCAACGAACAACAAGCCATGATGAAATTACCGTTGCATCCGGGACATATAAAGAAACTTTAACTTTTGAGGAAAACAGAACAGTTGCAGCACAAAAGGATGCAACCGTCTGCATAAAAGGTGCTATCGTGATCGCTGATAGTGCGACAGTCACATTTGAGAACATGACGATTCAACCTACGACGCAAATTTACGTAGAAGGTCAAATTATCTTGAAAAACTGCGTTATTCAAGGTGGTCGTACGAATGTACTGCTGGCATTGAACGGCGGAACAATACATTGTGAAAATACGGTATTCAGGGATGCACCGGATGCTGCCGTCACATTGATTTACAATAGTGAAGCCCAATTTGTACATTGTCATTTTGAAAACAATAAAAAAGTCCATATACTGGCGGAAAATTCAACGCTTCATTTGACGGATTGTACTCTATCCAAAGCAAATCAGGCGCTTTGGGTAAAAACACGTGCGAAAGCTTACTTAACCCGTGTGAAAGTCCAGCATCATTCCGGCACACAGCTGATTATTCAGGATCATGCCTTACTGGAAATGAATGCCTGCGAAGTAATGCATGGCGAAGGTAATGGTATATATGCATCAGACCATTCAAACATACATTTAACGAAAACAGCAATCCAACACCATCACCTACCCCAAATCTGGCTGCAAAGAAGTTCCCTGAACATAACAGATTGCCAAATTCAATACGGCAATGAATCCGGAATTATTTTACGGGACTATTCGGAAGCAATGATCGAGAATTCCCTGATTGCATTTCATAAAATCGCAAATATCCAGTTACTGCTCGAATCTTTCCTTAATATGACGAACTGTGAAGTGAACAGCTGCCAGGGCGTCGGAATTCATATTAAGGAAAAATCAATCGCCAATTTCAATGGTACGGTGTTTGCCTATAATGTGCTGCCGCAGCTCTTCATTACCGAAAATTCCATTTGTACAATAAAAGATGCGACCATTCAGGAAGGAAAACAGATCGGGGTTTACACAGAAAAGGGTGCTTCCTGTTCAATCGTTTCCAGTACGATAACAGGACATAAAAATGCCGCGCTAACGGTCATGGAGGCAGAATTATTCCTATTAAATACGACGGTTCACCATAACAAAGGCAATGGCATCTTAGCCGTCAATCATGCAAAAGCCTCTATGGACAACTGCCATTTCAACCACAATGACCTGGCACATATTGCCGGGAAAAATAACAGCAATGTGACGATTTACCAAAGTGAGTTAATCGGCGGGAAAAGTATCTTTGTCATGGACCAGTGTGAACTTGAGGTAACCGAATCGGTTGTTAAAGATGGGACGGGGATACAAATTGAAATGGTCGGCAATACGAATGCCAAAATTCAGCATTCTCAAATCAGCGGCGGTGAAACGAATGGGATTGTAGCGATGAAAGATACGTCCGTCCAAATTATCGGAAGCCAAATTTCCTGTCATAAAATGCCGCAGATTATCATCAATGACAGTTCACTCGTGTTAAAAGACAGCGAGTTGATGGAAGGTGAACGGAACGGGCTAATCATCGAAAACCATGCAGAGGCGTTAATTCAGGATACATTCATTTCCAATCATATGTATTCCCAGCTGTGGATCGACTCCGAATCTTCAGTTGAGCTGAATACTACCCAGATTATCGAGGGACATGAATCCGATATATTTGTTCAAAACAAATCGATTCTACACGCTTCAAAATGCATCATCCAAAATGCGAAGTTTGACTTCAACATTCAGGCAGTCAACTATTCAAAAATTTATCTGTCCGAAACAATGGTCGACAACTCATTCGGTTCCAAGTTTTACAGTGAAAATAACAGCGAAATTTCATCAAATCTGGATGAAATCAGCTAA
- the yfkAB gene encoding radical SAM/CxCxxxxC motif protein YfkAB, with protein sequence MNTIFKPHDEWEPYIDIDQHGKLTLSNIEFTTTNLCNMRCSHCAVGYTLLTKELPAIPAEEIIRKLDEVETLRTMSFTGGEPLLTKKGIKDNLLPLLKYAKSRGIKTQINSNLTLPMSHYELVAPYLDVMHISHNWCDEKEFVETGFAMMEKTPSVEYRGNLYRNIFDNARELSKGGMFVSAETMLNRNTVPFMEKIHHEVANEMLCKRHEIHPMYASDFAESLETIGLDEYRTVINEILDYRNKDIWVLFGTLPFYPCSRDERDTALINRINNAPNTTMRNDVDGRSRMNLNIFSGNISVTDFSDDGQAFGNIKNESLTQIYKRWLDSNISKSINCHCPAVKCLGANVIVKNMYYPSTEFVSGIVK encoded by the coding sequence ATGAATACAATTTTTAAACCACATGATGAATGGGAACCATATATTGATATCGATCAACATGGGAAGCTAACATTATCTAATATTGAGTTTACAACAACAAACTTATGTAATATGAGATGCTCGCATTGTGCAGTAGGATATACGTTATTAACGAAAGAATTACCGGCCATCCCCGCAGAAGAAATAATTCGTAAACTGGATGAGGTAGAAACATTACGGACAATGAGTTTTACAGGCGGGGAACCGCTATTAACGAAAAAGGGAATTAAGGATAACCTGTTACCGCTATTGAAATATGCGAAGAGCAGGGGGATTAAGACACAAATTAACTCCAACCTTACTTTACCGATGTCCCATTATGAGCTGGTTGCACCATATCTGGATGTCATGCATATTTCGCACAACTGGTGTGATGAAAAGGAATTTGTTGAAACAGGATTCGCAATGATGGAAAAAACGCCGTCAGTTGAATATAGAGGGAACTTATATCGCAATATTTTTGATAATGCACGTGAACTCTCAAAAGGCGGTATGTTCGTTTCCGCAGAAACAATGCTGAACCGCAACACGGTGCCGTTTATGGAGAAAATTCATCATGAAGTAGCCAATGAAATGCTTTGTAAACGTCATGAAATTCACCCGATGTACGCCAGTGATTTCGCTGAAAGTTTAGAGACGATCGGCTTGGATGAATACAGAACTGTAATCAATGAAATCCTCGATTACCGAAATAAAGATATTTGGGTTTTATTCGGAACATTGCCTTTCTATCCGTGCAGCCGGGATGAGCGCGATACCGCATTAATCAACCGAATCAACAATGCACCGAATACGACAATGAGAAATGATGTTGACGGACGTTCAAGAATGAACCTGAATATTTTCTCGGGTAATATTTCGGTGACCGATTTCTCGGATGACGGTCAGGCATTCGGGAATATAAAAAATGAATCATTGACTCAAATTTACAAGAGATGGCTCGATTCGAATATTTCCAAATCAATCAATTGTCATTGTCCTGCGGTGAAGTGCCTAGGGGCGAATGTCATTGTTAAAAACATGTATTATCCTTCTACTGAATTTGTGAGTGGGATTGTGAAATAA
- a CDS encoding vWA domain-containing protein, with the protein MSENIHVIYSRTVFEGSAEQKTRFNELLKMATLLSDSCIAGEKIVPGFTNIIGDCWHAFYYKAPVLNVNAKRLDKMQYEFVDELLKNEEYMQWHELTKGDELLSVLTSVSIAEQLLKSFQYYEEQKNPFEIEQLEAYEKQQQTPHIIIDLPEKQEYLKQLSKTSIGLMLQENKKDIHHTKAAVMKVGTMDGKKMDQVPLSDQFKLARMIGERKELHKIAELVGRFKKIATRKQKSKQNETIQHQSVTFGHELSRLLPAELGNYMLGHSKLDFLKRLSEQQTLVFNKKGKERQGRGPIIVCMDESSSMTSIKAQSKAFCIALLNIAKKQKRDFAIIPFATNVGEIKFFRKGQAKTQDLIQFSESFIGGGTNYELPLREALKLLKKSEFKKADLLFVTDGSSFLPSRFIEEFAQTKKQKQFECTSIVLTNLFNTVDLNVVDRFSDRVIEVNELFEAEDAFVL; encoded by the coding sequence TTGAGTGAGAACATACATGTAATCTATAGCCGTACAGTTTTTGAGGGAAGCGCAGAGCAGAAGACACGGTTTAACGAATTGTTGAAAATGGCGACTTTGTTAAGTGACAGCTGTATTGCAGGAGAAAAAATTGTTCCGGGCTTTACGAATATCATCGGAGATTGCTGGCATGCTTTCTATTATAAAGCGCCTGTATTGAATGTAAATGCAAAGCGGCTGGATAAAATGCAATATGAATTTGTGGACGAGCTGCTGAAAAATGAGGAATATATGCAATGGCATGAGCTGACAAAAGGTGACGAGCTGTTAAGCGTCCTCACTTCTGTCAGCATCGCAGAACAGCTTCTTAAAAGCTTCCAGTATTATGAGGAACAAAAGAATCCATTCGAGATCGAGCAACTGGAAGCCTATGAAAAGCAGCAGCAAACACCGCATATAATTATTGATTTACCGGAAAAACAAGAGTATTTAAAGCAGTTATCCAAAACATCAATCGGCCTGATGCTGCAGGAAAACAAAAAGGATATTCATCATACAAAAGCAGCGGTCATGAAAGTCGGCACAATGGACGGCAAAAAAATGGATCAAGTCCCTTTAAGCGATCAGTTCAAACTGGCAAGAATGATTGGCGAGCGCAAGGAATTGCATAAAATTGCCGAATTGGTAGGCCGGTTTAAAAAAATTGCGACAAGAAAACAGAAATCTAAACAAAACGAGACTATCCAGCATCAATCCGTAACTTTTGGCCATGAGCTGTCCCGGCTGTTGCCGGCCGAATTGGGCAACTACATGCTCGGACATAGCAAGCTCGATTTTTTGAAACGGTTAAGCGAGCAGCAGACACTCGTTTTTAATAAGAAGGGAAAAGAGCGCCAAGGAAGAGGGCCGATTATTGTCTGCATGGATGAAAGCAGTTCCATGACATCGATTAAAGCCCAAAGTAAGGCGTTTTGTATTGCCTTATTGAATATCGCCAAAAAACAGAAAAGAGATTTTGCGATTATCCCTTTTGCGACAAATGTGGGGGAAATTAAATTTTTCAGAAAAGGTCAGGCAAAGACCCAGGATCTCATTCAGTTCAGTGAAAGTTTCATCGGCGGAGGGACGAATTATGAGCTGCCGTTAAGGGAAGCATTGAAACTATTGAAGAAAAGTGAATTTAAAAAGGCGGATCTTCTGTTCGTAACGGATGGGTCCAGCTTTTTACCGTCACGTTTTATCGAAGAATTTGCGCAAACAAAAAAGCAGAAACAGTTTGAATGTACTTCAATCGTATTGACCAACTTATTCAATACCGTCGATCTGAATGTTGTCGACCGCTTTTCGGACCGCGTTATTGAAGTAAATGAATTATTTGAAGCAGAAGATGCATTTGTTTTGTGA
- a CDS encoding universal stress protein → MYQHILLAADGSQNSIRAAKEALKIARINAETLVTIIFIIDMEKAKTDVLHSSSIESLYMERRRKLVPIEEMFNEQQVRYKVEIIHGSPGPEIIKYANTQNVDLVVIGSRGLNSLQEMVLGSVSHKVMKRVQCPAMLVK, encoded by the coding sequence ATGTATCAACATATTCTACTGGCCGCTGATGGTTCGCAAAACTCGATACGTGCGGCAAAAGAAGCTTTAAAAATAGCCCGAATAAATGCTGAAACATTGGTGACAATCATTTTTATCATTGATATGGAGAAAGCGAAAACGGATGTATTGCATTCAAGCTCCATCGAAAGTCTTTACATGGAACGCCGTCGGAAGCTCGTGCCGATCGAGGAAATGTTCAACGAGCAGCAAGTCCGTTATAAAGTGGAAATCATTCACGGCTCACCGGGACCTGAAATCATCAAATATGCCAACACGCAAAATGTCGATTTAGTGGTAATCGGCAGCCGCGGTTTAAACAGTTTGCAGGAAATGGTGCTGGGCAGCGTATCACATAAAGTGATGAAACGCGTCCAATGCCCCGCTATGCTGGTGAAATAA
- a CDS encoding AAA family ATPase has product MCEQLQTIRQQLNERFYDREEEIDALLTALLSRQHLLFIGPAGTGKSVLSSMLGSIVEGIHCFQHLLTPFSTPEELFGVLSLKDLEQGIYKRNVTKMLPEAHFAFIDEIFKANSAILNSLLTLINERIYYNNGIPIASPLLTMVGSSNEYIEEGEGLEALFDRFLLRYEVNYIREEEDFIAMLKDTGEKEVSKITLDELYEHQQKTNQVAITDTIFKVLAKIRQALQDEGIRPSDRRFKQSLSVLKAKAYLDGRAEVIRDDLTILTNILWETAEQKPVTERIINEVAFDTVEAFIHRTTTEFDMIILTARNAMLQNSPFAKSELSQLLLKGKTLFMEVQNMSRQIPSRPELNRLKMEMHKQLLRITSDVIGF; this is encoded by the coding sequence ATGTGTGAACAGCTGCAAACGATACGTCAGCAACTGAATGAACGTTTTTATGACCGGGAAGAAGAGATTGATGCATTATTAACTGCTCTATTATCACGGCAGCACCTTTTATTTATCGGTCCGGCGGGGACGGGTAAAAGTGTGCTGTCGTCCATGCTTGGCTCCATTGTAGAGGGAATTCATTGTTTTCAGCATTTATTGACGCCTTTCAGTACGCCTGAAGAATTGTTCGGTGTCCTTTCTTTGAAAGATTTGGAACAGGGAATTTATAAACGGAATGTGACGAAAATGCTGCCCGAAGCCCATTTTGCATTTATTGATGAAATCTTTAAGGCAAACTCCGCAATATTGAATTCACTGCTGACACTGATCAATGAACGAATCTATTATAACAACGGGATTCCGATTGCTTCACCGCTTTTGACGATGGTCGGTTCATCCAATGAATATATCGAAGAAGGGGAAGGGCTGGAGGCATTATTCGACCGTTTTTTGCTGCGCTATGAAGTTAATTATATTCGGGAAGAAGAAGACTTTATCGCAATGTTAAAGGATACTGGTGAAAAGGAAGTATCAAAAATAACATTGGACGAGCTTTACGAACATCAGCAAAAAACGAATCAGGTTGCGATTACGGATACAATTTTTAAAGTGCTCGCTAAAATTAGGCAGGCACTTCAAGATGAAGGCATTCGTCCGTCCGATCGCCGCTTTAAACAGTCCCTGTCCGTTTTAAAAGCGAAAGCGTATTTAGACGGACGGGCTGAGGTAATCCGGGATGACCTGACGATTTTGACGAATATTTTATGGGAAACGGCTGAACAAAAGCCAGTGACGGAACGAATTATTAACGAAGTGGCCTTTGATACGGTTGAAGCATTTATTCACAGGACAACGACCGAGTTTGACATGATTATTTTAACTGCGAGGAACGCGATGCTTCAAAACTCCCCGTTTGCCAAATCGGAGCTGAGTCAACTGCTGCTGAAGGGGAAAACATTATTTATGGAAGTGCAAAATATGAGCCGTCAAATCCCGAGTCGTCCGGAATTAAACAGGCTTAAGATGGAAATGCATAAACAATTGCTCAGAATTACTTCAGATGTTATCGGGTTTTAA
- a CDS encoding TetR/AcrR family transcriptional regulator, whose amino-acid sequence MTKEKIIQAALVNFSEHGYSGGSLAQIAEEVGIRKQSIYTYFKSKDELYLSISNQAMEAELLFAKEFIAKHQQLPVEKVLLPFLQSFQQRFESIAETKFFMRSIFLMPQHLEQQLSEQTYIYLDELERLFTDYLKKQQLSVSANDAAVGFLALLDSLYVEMLYGGSERCEKRLQAGWTIFYRGIRTEV is encoded by the coding sequence GTGACAAAAGAAAAAATAATCCAGGCAGCTCTGGTTAATTTCAGCGAACACGGATACAGTGGCGGATCACTGGCCCAGATTGCGGAAGAAGTAGGTATACGGAAACAATCGATCTATACGTATTTTAAAAGTAAAGATGAACTCTATTTATCGATTTCGAACCAGGCAATGGAAGCTGAGCTGTTATTTGCAAAAGAGTTTATCGCAAAACATCAACAACTTCCTGTCGAAAAAGTGTTGCTGCCATTTCTGCAGTCTTTTCAGCAACGCTTTGAATCCATCGCGGAAACTAAATTTTTCATGCGTTCCATTTTCTTAATGCCGCAGCATTTGGAGCAGCAGTTAAGTGAACAGACGTACATTTATTTGGACGAATTGGAAAGGCTATTTACGGATTATTTAAAAAAACAGCAACTGTCCGTTTCAGCGAATGACGCAGCAGTCGGCTTTTTGGCATTGCTTGATAGCCTGTATGTCGAAATGCTTTATGGCGGCAGTGAACGGTGTGAAAAGCGTTTGCAGGCGGGATGGACCATATTTTACAGAGGAATAAGAACTGAGGTGTAG
- a CDS encoding DNA-3-methyladenine glycosylase I — protein sequence MERCSWVKLDEPIYVKYHDEEWGVPVYDDRKLFEMLCLEGAQAGLSWLTILKRREGYLAAFDQFDAEKIVQYDEEKLEALRNDERIIRNRLKIKSVVTNAESFLAIQKQYGSFSDYIWSFVDGKPIINAWESPAQVPITTEISDRMSKQLKKDGFKFVGSTICYSYMQAVGMVNDHTTNCHCFKR from the coding sequence ATGGAACGTTGCAGTTGGGTGAAGCTGGATGAACCCATTTATGTGAAATATCATGACGAAGAATGGGGCGTCCCCGTTTATGACGACAGGAAGCTTTTTGAAATGCTTTGTCTGGAAGGGGCACAGGCTGGGTTAAGCTGGCTGACGATATTAAAAAGAAGAGAAGGGTATTTGGCTGCATTTGATCAGTTCGATGCGGAAAAGATTGTACAATATGATGAAGAAAAACTTGAAGCATTAAGAAATGACGAACGTATTATCCGCAACCGGCTGAAAATCAAAAGTGTCGTGACAAATGCCGAAAGCTTTTTGGCTATTCAAAAACAGTACGGTTCCTTTTCAGACTATATTTGGTCATTTGTTGACGGCAAGCCGATAATTAATGCATGGGAATCACCGGCACAAGTACCGATTACAACAGAAATAAGCGACCGTATGAGCAAGCAGCTGAAAAAAGACGGATTCAAATTTGTCGGCAGCACAATCTGCTACTCCTATATGCAGGCAGTCGGCATGGTGAATGACCATACAACGAATTGCCACTGTTTCAAAAGGTAA
- a CDS encoding SulP family inorganic anion transporter, which yields MYNIREQWFGNVRSDVLAGLVVALALIPEAIAFSILAGVDPMVGLYASFVIAVTISFVGGRPAMISAATGAMALVIVSLVKDHGLQYLLAATILTGIIQIIFGMLKIARLMKFIPNAVMIGFVNSLAILVFMAQTPHFIGGDIVTWAFLLATIALIYAIPFVIKGIPAPLIAVVILSAVAIYSGFNLNTVGDMGTITQSLPSFLIPDIPFNLETLMIILPYSLALAVVGLVESLLTASILDDMTASESDKNKEARGQGIANVINGFFGGMAGCAMIGQSVINVKSGARGRLSTFVAGVFLMFLILVLGDYVVQIPMPVLAGVMVVVCITQFDWQSFKYAVTAPKKDVFVMLLTIAVVLYTHNLALGVVAGIIVSALFFVNEISRVSISQEGKTYFVKGQLFFASTEGFINYFKTVQTEQSSIIIDFSLCKVWDDSAIGALMKVKDQLKAKNIEVTYLNIDESSKQLLKKLTGTTLID from the coding sequence ATGTACAATATCCGTGAGCAATGGTTTGGGAATGTACGCTCAGATGTGCTGGCAGGACTAGTTGTCGCACTCGCCCTCATCCCTGAAGCAATTGCTTTTTCTATTTTAGCCGGTGTAGATCCGATGGTCGGACTTTATGCCTCATTTGTAATCGCTGTAACAATCAGCTTTGTCGGCGGTCGTCCTGCGATGATTTCCGCAGCAACAGGAGCGATGGCCCTCGTAATCGTCTCGCTTGTAAAAGACCATGGACTGCAGTATTTACTCGCTGCAACGATTTTAACTGGAATTATTCAAATCATTTTCGGCATGCTGAAAATTGCACGCCTGATGAAGTTTATTCCGAATGCGGTCATGATCGGTTTTGTGAACTCATTGGCGATTCTGGTATTCATGGCCCAAACACCGCACTTTATCGGTGGCGACATCGTGACATGGGCATTCCTGCTTGCAACAATTGCACTTATTTACGCAATTCCTTTTGTCATTAAAGGGATCCCTGCCCCGCTCATTGCCGTAGTTATTTTATCGGCGGTAGCTATTTATTCAGGCTTTAATTTAAATACAGTCGGAGATATGGGAACAATTACACAATCATTGCCATCCTTTTTAATACCGGATATACCGTTTAATTTAGAAACGTTGATGATCATTTTACCTTATTCATTGGCTTTGGCTGTTGTCGGATTGGTGGAATCATTGCTGACAGCATCGATTTTGGACGATATGACGGCTTCTGAAAGCGATAAAAATAAAGAAGCGCGCGGACAAGGGATTGCCAATGTTATTAATGGGTTTTTTGGTGGCATGGCCGGCTGTGCGATGATCGGACAATCCGTTATTAACGTAAAATCCGGCGCACGCGGCCGACTCTCCACTTTTGTTGCTGGTGTATTTTTAATGTTTTTAATACTCGTTTTGGGTGATTATGTTGTTCAGATTCCGATGCCGGTACTTGCCGGTGTAATGGTTGTAGTATGTATTACCCAATTTGACTGGCAATCATTCAAATATGCCGTGACAGCACCGAAAAAAGATGTGTTTGTGATGCTACTGACAATCGCGGTTGTCCTCTATACACATAATTTAGCATTAGGAGTTGTCGCCGGTATTATTGTCAGCGCACTGTTTTTCGTAAACGAGATTTCACGTGTAAGTATTTCACAGGAAGGGAAAACATACTTTGTCAAAGGGCAGCTGTTCTTCGCTTCAACAGAAGGTTTTATTAATTATTTCAAAACAGTTCAAACGGAGCAGTCATCAATTATCATCGACTTCTCACTATGTAAAGTGTGGGATGACTCGGCAATCGGTGCTTTAATGAAGGTAAAAGACCAGTTGAAAGCGAAAAATATAGAAGTAACCTACTTGAATATTGATGAGTCAAGTAAACAGCTATTGAAAAAGTTAACCGGTACGACATTAATCGATTAG